The Toxotes jaculatrix isolate fToxJac2 chromosome 21, fToxJac2.pri, whole genome shotgun sequence genome includes a region encoding these proteins:
- the anxa11b gene encoding annexin A11b yields MSYPGYPPQSGGYPPQAGGYPPQPGAYPPQAGGYPPAAGGYPPAAGGYPPAAGGYPPAAGGYPPAAGGYPPQAGGYPPQAGGYPPAAGGYPPQAGGYPAPAGGFPPQAGGYPPQPGAGGHPSMPPAGGGWGAAPGGYGTPGGAPQGYPGGPAPGQPMPNYPAAPSTNPSTPGYGSGVPSNPQAPAVSKGYRGSIKDFPGADPLRDVEVLRKAMKGFGTDENAIIELLGSRSNKQRVPMVTAYKTTYGKDLIHDLKSELTGNFEKLVLAMMMSPAHFDAAELREAIKGAGTDEACLIEILSSRSNAEIHEISKIYKGEYGKSLEDAISSDTSGHFRRLLVSLCQGNRDERETVDISLAKQDAQKLYAAGENKVGTDESQFNAILCARSKPHLRAVFQEYQQMCGRDLEKSICREMSGNVEDGMVAVVKCIKNTPAYFAERLHKAMQGAGTKDRTLIRIMVSRSEIDMLDIRQEYVKTYGKSLYTHISGDTSGDYKKLLLKLCGGND; encoded by the exons ATGAGCTACCCAGGATACCCTCCTCAGTCTGGTGGATACCCACCACAGGCAGGGGGTTACCCACCTCAGCCAGGAGCATATCCACCACAAGCAGGCGGATACCCACCGGCAGCAGGCGGCTACCCACCGGCAGCAGGCGGCTACCCACCGGCAGCAGGAGGCTACCCACCGGCAGCAGGAGGCTACCCTCCGGCAGCAGGAGGCTACCCCCCACAGGCAGGCGGATACCCACCCCAAGCAGGCGGTTACCCTCCAGCAGCAGGGGGCTACCCTCCCCAGGCAGGTGGCTACCCTGCCCCAGCTGGAGGCTTCCCTCCTCAGGCAGGAGGATACCCACCACAGCCTGGAGCAGGAGGCCATCCTTCCATGCCTCCAGCAG GTGGAGGCTGGGGTGCAGCACCAGGTGGTTATGGCACG CCAGGAGGAGCTCCGCAGGGATACCCAGGAGGCCCTGCCCCAGGCCAGCCCATGCCAAATTACCCTGCTGCCCCCTCAACTAACCCCTCAACGCCTGGATATGGAAGTGGAGTTCCGTCCAACCCTCAGGCACCTGCTGTTTCT AAAGGGTACAGGGGATCTATTAAAGACTTTCCAGGGGCTGATCCACTGAGGGATGTTGAAGTTCTTCGAAAGGCTATGAAAGGTTTTG GCACTGATGAGAACGCCATTATTGAACTTCTGGGAAGTCGTAGCAACAAGCAGAGGGTTCCAATGGTGACTGCCTACAAAACTACTTATGGGAAG gATTTAATCCATGATCTTAAGTCTGAGCTCACTGGAAACTTTGAGAAACTGGTTCTTGCTATGATGATGAGCCCTGCGCACTTTGACGCTGCTGAACTCAGAGAGGCTATAAAG GGTGCAGGAACTGATGAAGCCTGTCTGATTGAGATTCTTTCATCACGCTCCAATGCAGAGATTCATGAAATCAGCAAAATCTACAAAGGGG AGTACGGAAAGAGCCTGGAGGACGCCATCAGCAGCGACACCTCTGGTCACTTCCGCAGACTCctggtttctctctgtcag GGAAATCGTGATGAAAGGGAGACTGTTGACATCTCTCTGGCCAAACAGGATGCTCAG AAACTGTATGCTGCTGGAGAAAATAAAGTGGGAACTGATGAGTCTCAGTTTAATGCCATCCTCTGTGCTCGCAGCAAGCCTCACCTTCGGGCAG TCTTCCAGGAGTACCAGCAGATGTGTGGGAGAGACCTTGAGAAGAGTATCTGCAGGGAAATGTCTGGCAATGTGGAGGACGGCATGGTGGCTGTGG tgaaatgcatcaagaacaCCCCTGCCTACTTCGCTGAGAGGCTCCACAAGGCCATGCAG GGTGCAGGGACCAAGGACAGAACCCTCATCCGTATCATGGTGTCCCGCTCCGAGATTGATATGTTGGACATCAGACAGGAGTATGTGAAGACCTATGGAAAATCCCTGTACACCCACATCTCA ggtGATACCTCTGGGGATTACAAGAAGCTGCTGTTGAAGCTGTGTGGGGGTAATGactaa